The Sebastes umbrosus isolate fSebUmb1 chromosome 1, fSebUmb1.pri, whole genome shotgun sequence genome includes the window CTCCTCAGAGAGCTGCCTGTCGGACCGGCCCAGCCCCGACTCTGTTCCCGCCGGGGAGGAGCTCCCACACGACGACGACGCCACTGCAGAGGCCTTCGAGAAACTGCGCTGCCAAATGGAGGGTATGTTTGGAGAGTGTGAAGAATAAGATTTTATTTGCATGCTTACTGTATTGCAACTGCCTATTCAGCAACACAAACTACTGTACTGACTTAGGCACAAACAGGAGTACTTCAACACTTGTAAATGTGTGGAGTTGTATGAAGTTTTCATGTttatgttcatgtgtttttatgcctccacgccgGCGACAACTGTGGACGGAGGCATTATGCTTTTGGGTTGTCTGTCCATTTTCGTGAACACgttatctcaggaacacctggagggaatttcttcaaatttggaaTAGACGTCCACTTGGAATCAAGGATAAACtgtttagattttggtggtcaaaggtcactgtgacctcacgttcgtcccattctcgtgatatctcaggaaggGCTGGAGCAAATTTCTCCAAATTCAGCATAATcatccacttggattcaaggataACCTGATTCAATTTTGGttttcaaaggtcaaggtcactctgaccttgcagaacacatttttggccataactcaagaatttttatcttaattatgacaatttcacagaaatgtctgACAGCGTAAAATTATgtattgatgacattttggacagacatggatgtaaattgcaacttgactggttggcggaggcatacaaccgcaagtCGGTGATTCTAGTTCCTCTTGACAATCTAAACTGATCATAGGTATGAAGTAGAGTGAGTATTTGTCAATTTGGACCtataaaagtataagtataaaatagaaaatagaaacattcaagtaaagtaaaagtgaaagtaaaaattTTCCTCACTGTAAGCATAGTGCTTCTGCATTTCCGTCAGTGTCGGCTTGTAATATGAATAAAGAACGTGAATGATTGTATGAAGAAGACCAAAAGGGAGTCTCTCAAAATATGTCAAGTGCTGGAAAAGGTAGAAAAAGAATGAGAGGATGGACACAAGTGTGTATGAGGATGCTAGAGCGGAGGAAGGACAGATGAGACAGATAAGGAGGTCACTGCTGTGGCCTCTGAAAAATGGATGGTGTGGTTCCATGAGGAGTACAGATGAAGGGACAAGAAGAGACAGAGAATATATGGAGGAATAATATTAAGGGAGGGAAGAAGCCAACTACAGCTTATTAATATTAAGGAAGGGTGTAGAATTGGGAGAAAATGTGAGCAGTAAAGTAAAGCAGAAAATGAGGCAGAAAGCAGGAAAAATGTCTGGAAGGGATGAATGTAAAATGCATAATAGGGTTTTGGAGTGAGAGGGGAATTAAAAGAAGTGAAACAAAAGGAttgagaaaaagaggaaatggaAAGGAACAATTTTGCtcacaatttaaaaatgtttctcaCGTACAAAaatgaagtgtaaaaatgacaatgccAGTgttacgtgtgtttgtgtgtttttacactttttgtccggattaaacaaatgagctGTAACATTATAAGTTTCAGAGgagctggtaggtggattttgttatcttcggacagagccaggctagctgtttccactcTTTATGCGAAGCTATAAGCTAACCGGCAGTAGCTTTatatttagcgtacagacatgagagtagtATCGACCTTCTCATCTGACCGTCTGCAATGCATAATTAAATTATTCCTTAAATGAAAACACCAGCATGGTTCAAAGTGCCATCTTGGCAGACACGGTTTCCTTTCTGTGCCAAATACTTTAACAGctgatgagaaaaaaacagagaatcAGCTTTTCAGCTCGGGCCAAGTACTTCACTTTAATAGCAGGTGAGTAGATGGTCACAGAGCGCAGCACATACTATACACACATCCAGTAATCACTCAGCACTAATGCACCACGAGGGCTGTGCTTTTCTGAAGGGCCAAAATTCAAATTTTGCTAATGTTATCTCTTTTCACTGTAATTCACTGGGACACACGACAAAAACACATACTCCACTGTAATGAGATGACTGCTTTTTATGGATTGCTCACATGTTCTTGAGGAGCTGCTAATTAAGTTGTCAGTACAGATAAAAGGAGCAAAGTGGGAGCTGGGGGAAACAAATCGATGACAATTAACACCAGTTCAGTCAAGGGTGGCTTCACTTGAAGATCAGCCTTATGAATTCACTCAGCGTGACTAAAACACATGCAACTGTTAAATGTCAGGTGACATTGATTGATGAGACGAGGTGGTGAAGTTTTTTTATCCACTCTGCTGTATATGTATGGAAAGGGTATTTTTTCATCTCAACCTCTATTTGTCTCTGTGCCCCCTACAGAGTTCTCCAGGGAGAGTCTATTAGAAGCTGCCGGTGGACTCGAGTGCCCCCCCCTCTCCAAGGATGAAGAGGATTGTTCCAGCGTTGCCAACGTAGCAGATCCCTCCTCGCAACAAAACAACGCACAACCAGGTAGAGTCAAAAGTGCCCCGTTTACACAGGAATCCTTTCCCTCGGGGGACTCTTCATCATGCGTTCACTAGGCAGGGTTTATTTAGATACCTTAACAGTTCAACAGGCTTGGCTTGGTGTCATGTAATCATGGCTCCTCAACAAACATCTGTGAAGTGGCTTTGATCCGCACTTCACATAGCGCTGCTGTGGCAGAAATACCCTGGGAGGCAGCTCGTACGGAAGTGGAAAAATGGGTTTGTGGGGCTGATCTGAGACTGTGGGTGTTCTGTCATTACTGTAGatgttatttgtttgtttggttcttcatttctgtgtttatttctctctACCTTGATCTATGTGGACCTATTAAtcaagaatatatatatatatatatataacacgtAATAGTAGCTATAAACCTTCATTATGCATTATGATGTCTTACTGTGTGCTCAAACAGAACACAGTCAATGGAAAGACGAGACTGAACGCACAAATTGACCCAAAGTCACGTCCGAGCAAGTTAAAAATGTGAGACGTCTTCTATCTGGTGGATCGTGTCATCGCATCCTCTCTGTTagtctttaatttttttttatttcagctcaTTAACTGAATCAGGATCTTCAGTATCTGGATCAAGTAGCTTGAAAAAAATAGGGTTTGCCAAATTTGGTAGACTACAGCTGTTATTTCAATGTGtcagataaatatttaatgaacATTTAAGTAAATATAAGTATCGGATCGGACTTCGAAGGACCTGGATCAGGATCAGGGCCAAAAAGTCAGCAACTTCAACTGATGTTTGAATGTTTCCAGCTGacttatttttagattttttcttTGTTGCTCATATTTCCAATGATTATGTTTTACTTGCTGGAGTCTAAACTAcccaaatcaaataaaaagtagGACAGAGCCACTAACGTTAGCCTAAACTCTGATATACAGTAGTAGCATTCAGGACCAGCTTTTTTCAAATTTAGATAATTAATGATGAGCTCTTGGGCCTTGGTAGTTTTGACCAATGAAACTAGGTTGGAAGTGGAGCAGGTGCACCaaactttgcataaatagagccagggcGAGCATTTTTTCAAACAAACGACAAGCCTGTCAAACAGTCGCCCAGCCTGTTTGCTGACgcacggagcaggttaggacatcttcattgggaaaaactgaaacaatctcaTGTTCTCTTGTTCGCATCAcgtccagttaggaagaggtgttaaGGCACGTTCACACATGTATGAAATTAACATTCGCCCCCGTTCATTTCCATTCTATGCAAGCGGAGGGGCGAAAAAATATTTGCTTCTAGTGACGCAACAGTTTTGCATCTTTGCATTCGAAgtggagttcaactttggtgaactttcagtgCAAATATGTCCTCGGCAGCATTTGCTTATGTGTGACCGTACCTTAAATTATCCACATGCCCAAATTAATTATTCTCTCCGATTTAGAGACCCGCATGGACATTTTCCATCTACCACCTGTAGGctatgttgctttttaaatgatgtattgAATTGATGTATGAATGTTTTCTTTAACGATTTACTTTAATGTTTAGAGAGGCTGCTTTCAATCTTAATTGTAAACGTTTCCATGtacacagtgatgtcacagcagcaaATACCGAGGGACATTTAAGCAGCAAAACTAAAAACTGTAGTTCTAAACTTGACAGAGGGAACAGAACTAAACTTTCAGCTTCTGAAATAATCATTAAAGTTACGCTGCTGTTCCTTGTGCGTTAATGCTGCATGCGTCTCTCTAAGGGGACACACTTGCCTGATGAAAAATGAGGCTGTCTGCTGCAGAGCAGATAAATACTGTTTAATACATCCCTTAGCCCCATTGCACTTTTGCTCTTGTATTCCTGgttttggacaatatttttaaaaaaaatgacattacattacattaaaatgCCTTGTGTCACTCTTATTAAGCCCCGTGCACACCGCATTGGCATGTTAAGAGATCTAATGCTTGACAGGCTGGCCATGCttagttacggttgctaagctatgattggacaagTTTGGTTTAACGACCGGTCAATTGTTCGTAATTGCTCTCACCATAATAGATGAAAAGTTATAAGATTACTTCCGCCCTCATATCTCATGTGAtatcagaaaatacaaaaagaaaaaagtgagaGTGAATTACAGAACTCTTACCTTCTACTGTAAAGCATGATGACCTTTTGTTTCTGTATAGTTTAACACCAAGCAACAGAAAACAGAAGGTGCTTTTCTCCATTTGGAGAAACAACCATCCCCACgttgaaataataaatagtgtTCCCAAGAGTCCATTAAAATCCCACCGAGTCagcctcttctctttctcttattGTCCCTCAGTATTTCATGTCTTTATTTTGCAGACACAAAAGCAGCAGCATCCAGCGTGAGTCAGCCAGCAGAGGAGAAGACAAAGAAATGCAGCCTTGACAAAGAGAAATAGAGCGGTCTTCTGCACAACACAAAGCTGCTCCGTCTGCTCAGCCAGCCCGACACAATGACAGAAGATTGTGTCTGCAGATCCACTTTTTAGATACATCAGGGCATCTACGTTCCTCTACAGTCAGGCCTTAGTTTCCACCCGAGAACAACAGCAACAAAGGTTTCTACACTTATTTTGTGTCAAAAGAATCTTGtgtaaatgatttatttataatatatttcttTTCTATAGCTTCCCCTACACTGAACTAAAATTAGTTTACTGTAAGTATGAACCAGACTGTGAGTTACTATCTAGATAATGAGAAAAGAGAGCGTTGTTTCCTGTCACAGTCACACAATCATTATcatgtcctctttaatgttcAAAGGCAACACATATTCTATTAGTAATCCCCAATTttcatgattaaatatgtaCCATGACTCCTGCAATTATTGTTCAATCTCAAAGCAATACAAATGTATTAGTACCTCATAAATAACTTGGACTGAAACCGTCATTTTAaattcaaatcattttttgagtTAGATGCTGAATCTTAAATGAGTGTTTAGCACATTAAGTTTTAAATTAAAACTATATTCACGTTTGTTTCGACTACTGGATTGAACATCTACAAATATATTCTTAAAGTACAACTGAAATGAAATACATGTTATTTTTCTGCTACAgcatgtagagctgcaacgattagtcaattaatcaactgACGGAAAATTTAtgggcaactattttgataatccttTAATCGTTTTAAAGAATAAATGCCATAATTCTCTAGTTCCAGCTACTCCAGTTTGAGGATTTGCTAGTTTCCTCAGTCTTCCACTActataaatgaaatattttgatgattttggacttttggtcaaacaaaacaagacatttgaaaacgTCACCATGAACTCTGGGAAACTCTgagggacatttttcactattttctgacattttatagacaaagcGATTCATCGAGAgaataatcagcagattcattaatgaaaataatctctAGCCCTAAAAGCATTACATATCTGCTCAGTAAATTACTTGTCCTGAGTTCaactttgagaaaaaaaaaaacagaaaccaaaatGGGGAACTTAACATTTTAAACTAGTTGGTTTCATGATGCCGCCCTCTATCTTTGCATTCATTTGTTGGAATACTGTTCTGGTATCCATCTATGTAGATGGGGGTCCTTGTTTCCATACAGCCAATCAAATTGCTTCATTTCAAatcatatttgcataaagctgtaACCTCATCATTGTAACGGCCAGACAGCAGCCTGCAACACTCAGCCACAAACTTAAAGCTACAACCCACAATAGTTTTACTGCATAAGTATCCTTCTAATCTAACTTACAAACATGAACGCACCTCTTGTCCTGCACCTTAGCTTGTCGGATGAGCGaccaaacaaacattcacagaGGAAAAAGTGCACTGGCAGCGTCAGTTTTCAGGCTAGATGGCTCATTAGCTGCTCAGATGGGGCACTTTAAACAGCATGTAAACTCACCTGCAACTGTCCGGTTAGATGCTGGCGTGGTCCTTACTCTTCAATATCACTGGTAACAACACGTGTATGCTACAGAGGTCACCTGCTAGCTGCTGTCAGTCAAGCACAGACAAGCCCCCAGCTACTAAGAGGAAAAGCAGTATTCCTGATATTTCCCCAAAGACCGTTTTCttccttttaataataaaaaaaactattaacacattttaaaatacaagtTGACATTATTTTTGACTGCAAAAAGGTATAGCTAAATGTACTTCAGTTGGACTTCAAAATAGGAAGTAATTACTGCTGATCTGTCAATGAACAACAATGATATCCAGCctattctcattcccagggcgttaaataccgacgctttgccACGGCCATCGACGCGAGTTACCACCGCACAAGGCAACCTTGAGCGCCGATATGAAAAACACCAGgcattccattaactataatccATTTGCGGCAACATTAAACACTCaaagaaagtgcgccgggagtgtggagatgtagtttaaagagcgaaaagacacacaccaggCGGGCGGGATcggagatggatgggtccaacaaacagaaggctttcatccaggagaccgctgtttacagttagctgttcgttcatgtcccaaGTTCACAACgctcagtgtcattttcactgtacaaacgtagtagttttaagcccaatcgTGTAGTtcattcctaaacctaactaaagtggttttgttgcctaatcctaaagtgacgccaagggcatgacaaagcggcagtatgtgacgagttgggatgagaatgtgtcgTGATATCATATCTGGTTACAGTAATACACTAATAACCAGCAGACTTTTACTAGCTTAACGGTGTGGTTGTATGtttgtagaagaagaagaagcatggGACATTACAGAAGGTTGTGTTTGCAGATGCATttagatatattgtgatttaacaAGTGAGCAAATTGCCTCATATTTGGCACTTGAATGCATTTGGGGAATCTAAATCCTGGTCTTAAAACACTTTCCTGCATGGCATTGAATGTAGAGTGACTTTTCTGGACTTTTAAAATATGGGATACAAATTGTACCGGCATTCCCTTTTCTTTCTAGTTTTGTATGAAACAAGGACATTATATAGTCATCACCGCACTCTCAAATGTTATTTCATCTATTTGTATCACTGAAGTGGCATTATTATGTGACAATCCTTCCATGACCTCGACATTAATACTTGACATGGAAGAAACAGAACTGAAACAGTAAACTAAAGCCACCCTAGTATTGAGAACAACAATGACCACAATGAATAAGACAGACAGTAAAAACATTCCTGTGcaagcttttgttttttcttctgcaGTGTATTTATGGACCATgtaatgtttgttctgtttttggaTGGTAATAGTGTACTTTACATGGATTTAATCTGGGGAGTTTTGTTCCAATTTTACTTGAATTGATTGATGATTACATCTGTAATCTAAATTTGTTTGATACAATAAAACGTTTAAATTGGTGATTGGCTGGTTTTTCTTTCACACTTATCCGGGCACAGTCTGTGAATTTTGCATCCAGTCAAgttaaaaacatgtttgacaGTAAGTCAAAGAGAGTCTAGTATGTCTTGAATGTCCAAAGCACATAAACCAGGATCTGCTTTCCCGTTAAAATGTCAGAGAAGAGATTAAAGTCTCAGAAAATATCAAGTTTAACTTACAGTGTCTGACATCACTGCACCACTGGTCATGTGCTTAGTCAAGTTTGACTATATCCTAAAAATAGACACTCTCtgcaaataaataattcaatgtACTCAGAGCCAAGagcataaaaacacatacatttttcataGTCAGGCCTGGTTTtcacaaaaatattttgtaaCTCTGCAGCAATTTAAGTTGCGTGACATCTATACAGACACTTCACGTTGCCTTTTAAGAGGCCTGTGTGAGATTGATCACTTCTATTGCCAGGTTTTGCCGTGAAAGCATGTTGCAGGTGGATGTGCTGCTGGATCTCTTGAGAGCAAAAGACCAAAATTGCAGTTGTTAATGATTTTCTATATCAGGGTGAAAGACACTCTGATTACAACTTTTAAATTGGCTCGCTGAAAGAATGTACATGGCAATGTAGGATgtcatacagtaaatatatgcttgttttgcttttgtagcGATACCTCACACACAATATGTgcagtacagtacatgtgtaAAGGTGTGCGAagattgctgttttttttactgttttgcatttatatagtgtgtgtgtgtgtgttggggtgcAAGTGGGTGTACACTGCATGTACTGCACATTTAACAGAAGTATCAGAGCCCAGTTGACCAGTTGACTTGAATGTAAACAGCTTTATGTGTCCGTACTGTCCTACTGTAAGATGAAGAAAGCTGAAGATGCTACTGCAAACTGCTTAAGTGACAATTGTTAAAATAAGAAGCTGGGTTTGAAGCTGAACCCTCTGGGCAACCCTGGAGCCGCTTTCTCTCACTTTGCTCTACAGCCCCTCCAGCTGGGAGAGGGTTAGGTTACCAGGCACGAGACAAAcattgtttattgtgcatgttAAAGTCAAGGGAGGGTCTAACAAAAGAcactttaagttacattatgaGAAGTATGGGATCAAGGCTTTGGATGGATTTGGAACTCGACCCATATTAAGGACTAAAAGTCATGATAtctgttacatttattttgaaaaatcttGAAAAGGTTCTCTTGCAAGTCCTCCAATTTTATGgaactccatccatccatttattaTCTTtaactgcttatcctattcagggttgccagactatcacagggctgacacatagagacagacaaccattcacactcatattcacacctacgggcaatttagagccATCAAATAACcagcatgtctttggactgtgggaggaaaccgcagaacccagagaaaacccacactaacaccgAGAGCATAACAACACAGAAAGGCCCCAagctgggtttgaacctgcagcCTTTTTGGTGTGAGGTAGCAATGCTAACCACTATACCACCGTACTGCCCCGCCCCGCCCCGCCCCTTTTTAATGGAAATCAAAAATTACGTTTCTGGAGAGacactttaaatgtttaattataacctccgccaaggccaaaggcttaggaaggaggttatgatTTCACcgccgttggtttgtttgttggtttgtttgttggtttgtttgtctgttagcaggattactccaaaactttgcgatggatttgaatgacattttttggaggcgtggggtgtggcacaatgaacaattcatttgattttggtggcgatccggatcatgatccggattcaggatttttttttacgcattccgatcagccagaacattaagaccactgggtataacacatgcgcagtgtaactgatgacgcgttgatgacgcgttgatgacgcgttgatgacgcgttaatgacgcgtgaccccgccttcttccttcttcgagcagagaaatatgtgtgtggatatgtgtgcgggagctgctggccgtccgcggtgtgaaagaaaaaagcgATAGATGACGGGATcacagacaacgtagtgtaacgttatacagccataacaaggctgctgaatgagagaggcgtctgccgatacgttacacggaaacacaccgtgttaataataagccgaccacctcacggtaccgccagctgtgagctgtgatctgtttttaaagtcaggcacttTGGTGGAGGTCttcgctctccgagtgccattctagtattTATAGTAAACTGCTAAAAGTTGTTCTGAAGTTATTAAAATGTTGGCG containing:
- the LOC119494499 gene encoding protein phosphatase 1 regulatory subunit 1A-like — its product is MDTGSPRKIQFTVPLLDTHLDPEAAEQIRRRRPTPATLVASSDQSSPEIDEDRLPNQLYKAALLNSPRQRRKGQKGTPTMKELQFMVEHHLYRQSQGAGDDCSSESCLSDRPSPDSVPAGEELPHDDDATAEAFEKLRCQMEEFSRESLLEAAGGLECPPLSKDEEDCSSVANVADPSSQQNNAQPDTKAAASSVSQPAEEKTKKCSLDKEK